The genomic interval CAAGTTTGATTAAAAGTAGAATCTACTAGTTGTGGCTTTGCTACAGTAGACAAGTATGAAGAGGAAGTATGTAGGTCTGAACTTTTTCTGTTCTGAAGGTCAGGGGTCTTTATCACAGTAGTGTTTAAGAATTGCTTGAGCTGCTGTTCTGGCTGTGAATTGTTCCGTTGTACTTGTCAAAGCggtaagatggcttagttggtaaagtgtgTCTATTTACAAACATGAGGAGCTGAGATGGGtcccagaatccacattaaaAACAGCAGCAGAACCAGACAGTGAGCTAATGCTTGTAACCCcgagctggggaggcagaaacaggctcACTGGTCTTCTAGCCCAGACTACTTTTTGAGTTCCAAACCATTGAGAATAGACCCTGCCTCGGCAAGTCTCAAAGATGGGTGATGTCTGAGGAATGGAACCTGAGGTTCTCTACACACATTTGCACTGTGCTGCACTCCTGACCATTTGAGAGTGTGTCTGTGCGcacaaaattttaagaaattgtCTCTTATTTGTTCTCCATTTTTACTTCATTGCATATAAGCCTGTGGGAGCCCCAAGATGTCTACTGATGTCCTCTGGTGTCCCCCTTGGAGACAGCTTAATAGCAGCATTTTAGTGCTCTTCACTCTTCTTTCTTCACTAATGTTCTGTTCCTCTGCCATAGGTGTAGACACTTCCACCATCAGAACAGCAGGGCTTCTGAAGCCACTAATCCTGGGCCTCAAGAGACAGTGTGCAGTAATGCCAGTCGTTTGGGTTGAATGATGTCAAAAGCAAGGCAAAGCTTAGAGTGTTAGTGGTCTGTGCTGGTCTTAAGCTTAAAACATAGCCAAAGTAAGGCTTGAaatcataatcctcctgcctcagcttcctgagtagctGTGGTTATGGGCCTACATTACCATCCATGCCTGACTCCTGTGTCAATTTTGTTTGCTCAGTATTTCATTTGGTAATGGATATCTCCCAGTTTAAGAACTTCTAAGTTTTTCTAGTCATTGTTCTGTTTTTGGCACTAGGTCTATTTTTATCCAGTTTATTGCCTTATGAGTAGTGGGAGGAGGCCCTTCGAGGTTTCTGAGTAAGCACGTGGTGTCATAGGAAGATAAATGAGTTAACAACAGACTCTGTTATTTGTGACTTTAATAATGTTGTGTAATCTTAGAGCAGAGGGTGAGTGAGGCGAGTGCCGTGGACTTGAGAGTTGGGATAGCCAGAGGTGGTGTTACATAAAGACAACACTTACACTGTTGACCCGGAGACTGCTTTTgctatttattgattattttggagagccaggcagtggtggtgcatttctttaatcccagcacttgggagccagaggaaggcggatttctgagttcgaggccagccagggctacacagagaaaccctgtctccaaaaacaacaaacaaagaaatgcagagatgcctctaatcccagcttcCAAGAGGCCAAGGCAACTGGATCTATGAGAATTTGAAgacagtttggtctacatagtgagttccaagacagccagggctatacaaaccctgtctcaaaaaacaaaaacaggaaaaaaaaattggagaggtTGGCTTTTATAGAAATGGGAAGGTTTTTCTAAGGAATATAAAGTGCATACTGCTTCTAAAGAGGACTTTATAGATTCTAACAGAcgcaggttcaattcctagcatcagGTGGTTCACAGCCACCAAATAAAGAATTCCAGCTCTTGGCAGGCTGGCATCTCTGACCTCTTCAGACacctgtatttaaaaaatatgagcctaatctgcaaagtgagttccagaacagccaggggtgttacacagagaaaccctgtctcttgaGAAAAGCAACTAGCCTAACAAGACAACAGCAACAGCACCACCCCACCAACTGAGTAGTTTAAAACAGTAGAAATACATTCTACAGCCTTGGAGGCTAGAGATCTGAAattcagatgctggcgaggtagTGCTATTGTGACATCTGGCAATCCTTGGTGATCTTGACTTATAAAGGCACCGTCATTCTGGTTTCTGCTTATGCTCTCACATAAGGTCGCATTAGCAAGTACCAGAGATTAGGATTTCAATATAAAATTTTCAGGAACACAGTTTAGTCCACAGCAAAGTCTATTGTTCTTTCTGTTAACTGTTAGTTGGTTTACTTGGAAACATCACAGAAAACTAAGAACGTTGTAGCTGGTAAAATTGAATTTTCTCATTTAAAGTAAGTAATGCTTGAAAATTTTACAGCTGCCTTCATTCCAGTTACACGGCTTGAAAAAACAAAGACAGCTGTTAAAGTCGCATTGTTTGTTTCCGTTTAGCAGAGTTGGGTGGTTATTACTAATTTTCTCTTAGTTTGGGTGAGACCTGGAGGTGCATTCGAATAGTGAACCACCTTCCATGGTACCCATTTAGCCATTCTTCTACCAAAATgagatcatttaaaaaaaaatgccgaGTAGTTGTTTTATACGTCATTAATTCCATCATTTGGGAGGTAGGagcaagcaaatctctgagtttgaggccagcctgatctaggatagctagggctacatagagaaaccctgtttcaaaaaaaacaaaaaacaacaacaacaacaaaaaaacaaaagtcttTGTATGGATGTTGGGGGATATGTATCAGATCTtcccggagctggagttataggtaattGTGAGCCACCCGAAATGAGTaatgggttctctgcaagagcagcaagcatttttAACCCATTGAGCCTTATTTTTAGCCACACAAACACCAGACTAAATAATAATGAATTACCTTAGGCCCTTTCAAgtcctgagtactgagatcacAGTAGCGTATTATCCTGTACCTGGCTCCATTTTGAAAAAGATTGATAGTTACTATAATTGGCATTGGTCGTTGGCATATGCCACTATCTGGCACCAGTTTGAAAAGAATTGTTCATCATGTTGAAGGGACTCTCTGGGTACTCAGGCTTTGTCCTCTGATGTCTTCCAGGTGACAGAGCTGAATGAACCACTATCTAACGAAGATCGAAATCTCCTCTCTGTGGCCTACAAGAATGTAGTTGGTGCCAGGCGATCTTCTTGGAGGGTTATTAGTAGCATTGAGCAGAAAACCATGGCAGATGGGAATGAGAAGAAGTTGGAGAAAGTTAAAGCCTACCGGGAGAAGATTGAAAAGGAGCTGGAGACAGTTTGCAATGATGTCTTGGCTCTGCTTGACAAGTTCCTTATCAAGAACTGCAATGATTTTCAGTATGAGAGCAAGGTGTTCTACCTGAAAATGAAGGGCGATTACTACCGCTACCTGGCAGAGGTGGCTTCTGGGGAGAAGAAAAACAGTGTGGTTGAAGCTTCTGAGGCCGCGTATAAGGAAGCCTTCGAAATCAGCAAAGAGCACATGCAGCCAACACACCCCATCCGGCTTGGCCTGGCCCTCAATTTTTCTGTGTTCTACTATGAgatccagaatgcaccagagcaAGCCTGCCTCTTAGCCAAACAAGCCTTCGATGATGCTATAGCTGAGCTGGACACATTAAACGAGGATTCCTATAAGGACTCCACTCTCATCATGCAGTTGCTGCGAGACAACCTCACCCTCTGGACGAGCGACCAGCAGGATGAAGAAGCAGGAGAAGGCAACTGAAGACCCTTCAGGTCCCTGGCTCTTCCTTCACCCACCACCCCCATTATCACTGATTCTTCCTTGCCACAATCACTATATCTAGTGCTAAACCTATCTGTATTGGCAGCACAGCTATTCAGATCTGCCCTCCTGTCCCTTGGGAAGCAGTTTCAGATAAACCTTCATGGGCATTTGCTGGACTGATGGTTGCTTTGAGTCACAGGGCGCTTCCTTTTTGAATTGTGCAGAGAAGTGTGTTCTGAACAAGGCATTTTATTATGTCTGTTGATCTCTAGCAAATCCAGGTGATGGTAATTGAGTGTAGAAAGGAGAATTAGCCAACACAGGCTATGGCTGCTATTTAAAACAAGCTGATAGTGTTTTGTTAAGCAGTACATCTTGTGCATGCAAAAATGAATTTGACCCTCTCACCCCTCCCTTCAGCTAATGGAAACTGACACAGCGACAACTCATTCCTTCACCATCAGCTTTATAAACTGTTTCTTGTGAGCTTTCAGCAGCCCTTGCTGTGCCTCTTTAAATTATGATGTGCACACACCTTCCTTTCAATGCAATGCATCAGAAGTTTTTGATATGTGTAACTTTTTTTTGATTGTGATTAAGAATCATGGATTTATTTTTTGTAACTCTTTGGCTATTGTTCTTGTGTACCCTGACAGCATCATGTGTGTCAACCTGTGTCAATTATGATGGGTGGTTATGAAATGCCAGACtgctaaaataaatgttttggacttaaaagagtaaataaatgCTGCTTTAGGGATATTATCTGTGCCTGGccttgattttttccccctcccccttctcaaaCATTGCAGCATTAGTCATATACATGAATATTCAGACTTCTACTGTACTCTGATTTCATTACATATTTTAAAGCACACAGTAGTGTTCTATCAAATAACACTTTGTCCTTGTTAACCAATGCTTATAAATGAGCAAAGTGCTGCCTTCTGTGGTGGGACCCTCTGTAAGTTTTGGTCTGTGTCTTTTGGGAGGGTGGTGGTTGACCTACCTGAGGGTTGGCTGGTGTTTAGTACAGACAGTATTCGTTCCAAAGTAGATAATATAAAATGCTAATTAGGGGGATGCAACCTGGGGCCTTGAATAGTtttagccaagtgtggtggtacatgtctttaatcccaaccctAAAGAGACCAGAGCAGGTGAATGCCACCCTGGTTTACGTAGTGAACTCGGGCTATAatagatcctgtctccaaaaggtATACTAAAAgttttaagtaaaacaaaaaggggagggttaagttatttttcaattttaatgaAAAGAGTTTGTTAAATGGTTCAGCCGGTGACAGACTTGATGAGCCTGAGcactcctggaactcacatggatGGAAAGAATGACTCCCACACTCTCCACcaataatttttctctttaaagacagggtctccatAGCTCCTGCTGCCTGAAACTGCTGTATAGACcagacaggcctcaaactcaagagatctgactacctctgcctctcgggtgctgggattaaagccccccacccaccccctaaatcttttaaaaatgaacctTAAAGTTCAAGGACTGATGCTAGGcagcggtggcacatgcctttaatctaagcacttgggagacaggcaggcaggcttctcTGTGTTGGAAGCCAGCCAGTTtgaggtctacagagtaagtttcaggatagccagggctacacagagaaaccttgtctgaaaaaccaccaccaccaaccccctTCTTTCCCCAccccaaaaccccccaaaactcaAGGGCTGAAGATGTAATTTAGTGATAGAGGGTTGGCCCAGTGACTTTACTAAGTTTAAATAGCCAGAAGGCAGCCTAGCCCAGTCTTTGAAAGACTTGAAGGTCCCTGCTTCCCCCATATCACTATGTTGCTTTCATATGTGCACAGAAACAATTTGAAACTTCAAAAGGATCTAGAGTTGTTGAAGAGGAGACATCTTTGATAAGACCCCTCTGCTTGCCAGTCCTCTGTCACTCTTGATTTCCTTTGCCTTTTTAACGAGTTTGGCTTCTCAGTGTCCTGCCTACATTCTCCGGCATGTCCTGAAATGAGGGCCTTAATGCTTTTCCTCTGAGAAAGGATCCTTTGTAGGCCAGGCCACACAGGGACAGTGGAAGCAACGGCACCAGATGAAGTGCAGCTGCATCACACTTGTTGAAGCTGCTCACTTGACTTTGTGTGTGTAACATGTTCACGgagtgcacacacgtgtgcatattGATATCAGGTACTTTCCTCAGTCACTCGCTGCcataatttttgagacagttttactGAACCCAGAGCCCATTGGTTAAACTAGAGCAACTAACTAGAATTAGCCTTGgagttcttcctctctctgcctccccagggctgggattaaggcatgggCTGtcactcctgggtttttttttttaacgagtTTTTTGAGTGATAAAACAGGCTTTTGTTCGTGTGGAACCGttactttattgactgagccttgcccttctctcttttacacaAATCTTTCCTGATCCTTCTGGAATGACTTTCTTCTGCACTATTCAAATTCTATGCTCTCTCTCTTGAGCCCATCCTTGACCCCTCTTGTGAGCCCATTTTGGGGGTCTAGGACTATGGCTCTTTACCACACAGTGACATTTATCATTTCTTCTCCACTCAATAATCTCATTGGATTGCTACTACATAGTAAGCATTGGGTGGATGGCTTGAGATGCCTTGGTCAATTGACACAGACACGAGTCTTGTTACAGGGCTAAGGTGggattacatgtgtatatgtgtatgtgtatgtagatacaataagaaaatgaaaatgacacTCAGGTTTTCTCCTATTGGGACACAACTCACAGTTTATTTATGTAGAGGTTGGAATTTCAGGAAAATGACCAATGAGCCAttcagatggctcagctgttaaaggtgCTTGcaccaagcctgctgacctgagctTGATTCTTGGAACCCACGTGATAGAAGCAGAGAACTGAcacccacaagctgtcctctgtctATATGTAGACTGTGGCATGAGTatccctcaaataaataaatagatagataaatacttttaaaggtgACTGAAAAGAATCTTCTGTTTCTCTACCTGTCTACTGATAAACTATTTGCAAGACTTACATTTGGCATCTCTTCTAAACTGGAGGTGTGGTCGTAAGTCCTAGCCTTTTAGTTTGTCTTTGGTAGTCTCTAGAGACATTTCCATTCCTGAGATCTGCTCTGGGATGGTCCCCACCTTCCTGGCCTTTTCCTCCTGcacttcccctccccactcccttctgttctttaatttgtcttttctgcaACTGCCCTCTTCTTTCTTCACTTTCATGGCCACCCCCTGAATTCCACTAAGATGGTTACTATAGAAACACATCTCCTGGAAGTGACATCACTCATTTCCTAGGCAACTGTTTCTAGGGTAGTGAATATTAGATCACCATGGCAACTCTTCAGGAGTATACTTCACAGTGAAATGGGAAAACGGAATATTCATGTATTTCAGGGGGTTGGGATGAATCCAgggggaatacacacacacacacacacacacacacacacaaaggtttcAGAAGAAAGAGAGCCGTGgttgctttggaaaaaaaaaaaaagggaatgaatGTGAGACTGGAGAAGAGTAGAATCTCTGAGACCAACCCTGTCTCCTTCCTAATAACTGGGCTGATCATCTAGCATGTCACCAAGTTGGGGTATTTGAGAGTGAACAGGGATACCATTACTACTATGCACAAGTGACATGAATACTTGATCTTCCCAAGCAAATCAGGGTATATGATCCCCCATCCACAGCTATGCAGGTGCCTGGACTTATTTCCTCACCTATGGCTTAATCCAACAAGCACGGACTCAGCTATTTCTGTGTGTGGCGATTTGGGATACCACAGTAAGCAAAACCAGCCCAGGTATATGTTGTAATGGGATTCACAGTCGTGTGTGTGATGGGAGAAGGAAATCCCATAGTTATTCCAAAACATGCTGTGATACAGATTATGTGCAGGATCCAACAGGGAAGATACCCaactttaggggaaagcctatcaaCAGGTATTGGAAGCAGCTAGGGGAGGAGGCTCTATAGCTAGGGATGAGGCAGAGGGTATGTGTGAGAGGGAAGGTTGGCAGAGGAATTAGCAGGGACAAAGAGAGTCCTCAGAAAGCAGGAGGGGGAATGCATCTGGGCATAGTGGCTCACATGacttccaggactcaggaggctggagagaaaggCATGTCATGAGTGTTCATTCAACAGTAATTGGAATCTCTTTCTTGTGTTTGCAGTGAAACCTTCGCTTAACCAATGGCCCAGGGAAGGAGAGCAGTATGTGCCGATTTATGTCAGTGGCTGCAGTGGCTCCACAGCCCTGTGAGGTGAGCTGTTTACTGATCCACGTCACAGGAGGGAACCAAgcctagagagagagaaagagagaaagagagagaaagagagagagagagcgcagagcTTGCTGAGTCTTGCAGCACCAATCCTTATACATGGCTTTACTCATGAACTCACCGTTTTCTCTCTAGATGGTGTTTCTCCAGTGTCCTTAGTTCCTtggtggaagaaaggaagggaagccaAGCGCTAAGCCCAGGTTCTCTTAGGCTAGCCACCGTTGCTCTCCACAGTTATCACTGTGGGCTGAAGATCTGAGGGCCTGAGAAGTGATAAGATTCTCTCAGTTTCGCAGAGTGTCACCAAGGAAGTCTGCCTTGGAGAAGCAAGTTTCCCAGGAGGGGGACAGGTGTGGGAGACTAAGTGTGGCTTGGTGTCTTGCCTTTCTTGTCTGGGAATGGGACAATGGCATCTACCCCACAGCCTGTGGTGAAGCTGGCTGAGATGAGTTAGGGACTTGGCAGGGTCTCCCACTGTAGAGCATAACCGATAAGTCTAAATGGTTATTAGAATTAGGGCAGGAGAGCAAGGGGTGTGGACAGAGCACAGCAGGCTTgcgggtggaggtgggggagacGACTCACCAGCTGgctcccaggagagagagagagtgtgattTGGATCCATCCTTCTCATTCCTACAGTGGAGAAAGAGGCTACGCCTGGCCTCTTGTGGCAAAGGGAGTTTGTAGAGAAAGCCTGGAAGCAAGTAGGTTGCATCCATGAAGATAAGACCCGAGTGGGGTGGCGCAGAAAGCCTGGCTCCTTTGCCTACTTGTGGTCCTATGCCTAGCAATACTAATAAACTACGGTGGTTTCCTGTAGCCTCTAGTTATGGCCCCTTAAAAGCTAATACTACCCGAGACTTAGAAGGAGTGAATAACTGTgaccccaccacaccccaccaCACCCTACTGCACCCTACCACACCCCACCACATACAAGGCTTCCGCAGTCAgggttcaaccaaagaaaacagtgCCCTCAGAAGACACCTGAGGAAGCGACTGTGGGTCTGAAATCATGAAGTGGAGGTTGGAACTCTCAGGGACCTGAAGATGTTATCCTTAggcagatttttttccttctaaatggAAACCTTAGTTTTGATTTTAAGGCTTTTCCACTAATTTCATCAAGCCCATTCTGTATGTGgagatttccttctttatttacaGTCAACTGATGAGGGACCATTATCTGATCCTACAAAATACTCTCTCAGAAGAACATGGGCTAAGCCAGGTCTCGGCAGCTTGTGGgatgtcttttttttgttgttgttgttgttttttttttttttttcgagacagggtttctctgtgtagccctgcctgtcctggcactcactttgtagaccaggctggccttgaactcagaaatccgcctgcctctgcctcccgagtgctgggattaaaggcgtgcaccactacgcccGGCTCTTGTGGGATGTCTTACTGATTCCTTACTGCATGCTCTGATAGAGTTCCACACACAATCCAGATAACACTCAACATGTTCTCTACAGTAGATATTCTTCTTGTCTCTAACTTCACAGAGTCAGCCTCAGGGAGGACATATTATCTGGCTGTGAACATTCACACACTACAACCCCTCCCATTTAGCTTCTCTGCCTCTGCATGTCCCTCTTTCTGATATGGGGACATTCCTGCAACTCTGGACCTCCTTGCCTTGGCTCCATCTGGCCTCCTGGGGTTAGGAAGTAGCTGCTCCAGCCTGGTAGGTACCACTTTCCTAGGCATTTGCTGCCACCTAGTGGGCTCGCTGGTGTTCACCACGCTCCACCGGAAGGCAGGAGCTGAGTTTGCAAGAGAGTTTGAGGGGCAATGATGAACGCCCCATGGAGTGTCCCCTGGCCCCAATTCAGATTTTTGTAGAGTcctggggatgggagtggggtcCTAGAAGATTTCTTGGAATTTTGGAGAtagtgcatttaaaaaaaaaaagatttatttattattatatgtaagtacactgtagctgtcttcagacacaccagaagagggagtcagatctcattacggatggttgtgagacaccatgtggctgctgggatttgaactctggaacttcagaagagcagtcgggtgctcttacccactgagccatctcaccagcccgagata from Mus musculus strain C57BL/6J chromosome 5, GRCm38.p6 C57BL/6J carries:
- the Ywhah gene encoding 14-3-3 protein eta; this encodes MGDREQLLQRARLAEQAERYDDMASAMKAVTELNEPLSNEDRNLLSVAYKNVVGARRSSWRVISSIEQKTMADGNEKKLEKVKAYREKIEKELETVCNDVLALLDKFLIKNCNDFQYESKVFYLKMKGDYYRYLAEVASGEKKNSVVEASEAAYKEAFEISKEHMQPTHPIRLGLALNFSVFYYEIQNAPEQACLLAKQAFDDAIAELDTLNEDSYKDSTLIMQLLRDNLTLWTSDQQDEEAGEGN